The nucleotide sequence GCATAATTGATACCGAACTGTGCCAATGTTACTACATCCATATAACCTTCAACAATTAACAAACATGTTGGTTGTATATAGTATTTTTGTACTTCATAAAGCCCATATAATTGACGACTTTTATGAAATATAAGTGTTTCAGGCGAATTGAGATATTTAAGTGTAGCATTACCTAATAAACGTCCACCAAAACCAAGTACACGTCCTCGTTTATCTCGAATTGGGAACATAATACAATTACGAAAACGATCGTAAGTTCGGCCTTTATTATTGACCAACATACCTGATTCGATTAATAATTTGTAATAATTTTTTTGTGAACTCAAGAATTTTATTACATTATTCCAACCAGCAGGAGCATAACCAATAGCAAAATTATTCATGACTTCTTGGTTTAGGCCACGTGTGGTCATCAAGTAATTTCGTACAGCTTGCGCTTGTTGTTCGTAAAGACATTCCTGGTAAAAATTCTTTAAAATATTTAGTAATTCATAAAAGCTCTGGCGCTGATGTCGCTTTACTATTTGATTAGAACCATTACTAATGGTATAAGGTACTTCTAAACCATGTAACGTTGCTAATTCTTCAATACTTTCAATGAAATCTAAACGATCGTGATTAATAAGAAAATCAATGGCATTACCTTTAGCACCACAACCAAAGCAATAATAAAATTGTTTTTCTCCACTTACGGTAAAAGAAGGTGTTTTTTCATTATGAAATGGGCAACAAGCATTATGATTTTTACCTTGTTTTTTTAATTTTACACGAGAGCTAACAAGGCTTACTATGTCTGTTCTGGCAAGCAAACTTTTGATAAATAATCCAGGAATTCGTCCAGCCACAATCATAATCTCGACTTTTCAGCCATATAAGCATAATAATAAGCTATTTCCTATCTATATCTATACTTTTTATTAAGTATGAGAAGATGAATTCAAGATTAGTATAAACGAGTATGCCTTGCGTTCTCGCGGATTAATTTCTTAACATGACGTTTTACTGCAGCTGCTTTAGCACGTTTACGTTCAGTAGTCGGTTTTTCATAAAACTCACGACGACGAACTTCAGCCATAATGCCAGCTTTTTCGCAAGAACGCTTGAAGCGACGCAACGCTACATCGAAAGATTCGTTTTCACGTACTTTTATTACAGGCATTTAATTCTAACCCCGATTAAATGAAATTTAAGATGTTGGTTATTTTTTCAATATATATATTGAGTTAAGTATTTTAAAATATTTAAATTATCTTTATATAGTTTGAATTTAGTATTACATACTATTTTATAATAAGCAAAATATTTATTTTTTTATAAAAATTAAATATATTTTAATTATTATATATTTTATAATAACAAAATATTGCATGATAATAATATGGTAATAAAAACATGCGAGTTCTAGGTATTGAAACATCTTGTGACGAAACTGGTATTGCGATTTATGATGATGTACTGGGGTTATTGACAAATCAATTATATAGTCAAGTAAAATTACATGCTGATTATGGTGGAGTAGTTCCAGAATTAGCATCGCGGGATCATGTACGAAAAATAATACCACTTATTCAAGCTGCTTTAAAAGAATCAGATTTAAAATCTAACCAAATCGATGCTATAGCATATACTGCAGGTCCTGGTTTGATGGGTTCATTATTAGTAGGTGCTACTGTGGGTAGTGCTCTTGCATTCGCTTGGAATGTTCCTGTTATACCAGTTAATCACATGGAAGCTCATCTATTGGCCCCAATGATGGAAGAAAACCCACCGCAAGTTCCTTTTCTTGCATTACTGGTTTCTGGTGGACATACACAACTTATTAAAGTTACTGGAATTGGTAATTATAAATTATTAGGTGAATCAATTGATGATGCTGTAGGAGAAGCATTTGACAAGACTGCTAAATTATTAGGATTCGATTATCCAGGTGGTCCTATGTTGTCTCATATAGCTAAGCATGGTAGACCAGGACGTTTTACTTTTCCATATCCTATGACTAATCGACCTGGTTTTGATTTTAGCTTTTCTGGTTTAAAAACTTGTGTCGCTAATATTATTCGTAAAAGTCCAGCAGATCAATTAACCCGTGCAGATATTGCATATGCATTTGAAGATGCAGTGATAAATACATTAATGATTAAATGTCAACGTGCTTTAGAACATATAGGATTGAATAGATTAGTTGTTTCTGGAGGTGTTAGTGCTAATCATACTCTTCGTAAACGTATGTCTGAAATGATGCAATTAAGAAAAGGAGAAGTATTTTATGCATGTCCAACTTTATGTACAGATAATGGCGCAATGATTGCTTATACTGGTATGGTTCGCTTAAAAGAAAATTTTCCTAAAACAAATTTTACTGTAAATGTATACCCACGGTGGTCATTAACAGAATTACCATCTCTTGAATATAAATAAAATTATTCATGATATTAGAAGCTAATTAGTAATGATTCGAATAGAGATACCATTATATTTATCGAGCTAAATATTTATCGAGCTAAATATCATTTAAATATAAAATTTAATAATATCTTAATATAATTAAGAAATATAGTTTTTAACTTTTGATAATTTATTTAGAGAGATTGTTTAACGCAAATACATTAAAATATATCTTAATTATAGTAAATTAGTTAATTTATATTTAATAATAATTAAAGAGAGTGATAAATTGGATATTCTATTTATAAAACAACTTACGGTATTTACAACTATTGGTATATACGATTGGGAAAAAGATATACAACAGAAACTATTATTTGATATTGAAATAGCTTATAATAGTAATTCAAAGATACACTATAATGTAAATAATTACTTAAGCTATACAGATATATCTAACTCCATTTTTCATTATTTACAAGATAAGAAATTTAGTTTAATTGAACATATAGCGCAAGAAATCGCTCAGTTATTAATGAATCAATTTAAAATTGATGGTATACGTATTAAAGTAGAAAAACCAGGAGCTATTGCTCAAGCAAAAACTGTTGGTGTATATATTGAACGTGGGAATTTTAATTAAAGTAAAAGAATTATAAGAAAATATTTAATTTTTCAAGTTTTATCTATTTAAACATATTAATTTTAATAATTTTAGATATTAATGTATTTTCATTAGTGTATTACAAATACCACAACTTAAATAAATAGTTCAAATTATTTTAATGATTCATATTTATCACTTTAATATAGCTATAATCTTAGGAATTATTGAAGGTTTTACAGAGTTTTTACCTATTTCTTCTACTGGACACATGATTATAATAGGATCTATTCTTGGTTTTCAAGACAACAATGCTAACACTTTTGAAATAGTAATTCAACTTGGTTCTATCCTAGCGGTAGTAGTAAAGTATCGATATATACTATTAAAATTAATTAATATCAATATGATTAGAAATCATAATAAAGAATTTAATGAAAATTCATTGAATTTATTTCATATTTTAATAGGTATTTTACCAGTTACGCTATTAGGTTTTTTATTACATAATCAAGTTAAAACTATGTTTAAGCCAATAAATGTCATGTATGCAATGATATTTGGAGGTCTCTTACTTATAACTGCGGAATATATTAAAAATAAATACTTAAAACAAATTATGAATATTAATTTGATTACTTACCGTCAAGCTTTTATAGTTGGGTGTTTTCAGTGCCTAGCTTTATGGCCAGGTTTTTCTCGTTCTGGTGCTACAATTTCTGGTGGTATGTTTATGGGAATTAGTCGTTATGCTGCTTCAGAGTTTTCGTTTATTTTAGCAGTTCCTACGATAATTGGAGCGACCTGCTTAGAACTTTATAAAAATATTAGTTTTATAACATTACAAGAGTTGCCAATGTTTATAATCGGTTTTATCAGTGCTTTTATTGTAGCGCTCGTATCTATTGATATTCTTCTTAATCTAATTAAGCATGTTTCTTTTGTTGTCTTTGCCATATATCGTTTTATTATTGCTTTAGCAGTATATTTTATTTGTATATTACATGTTCATTAATCCTTTTTCAATAGCTATAATTCGGCG is from Pantoea sp. Aalb and encodes:
- the rpsU gene encoding 30S ribosomal protein S21, translating into MPVIKVRENESFDVALRRFKRSCEKAGIMAEVRRREFYEKPTTERKRAKAAAVKRHVKKLIRENARHTRLY
- the tsaD gene encoding tRNA (adenosine(37)-N6)-threonylcarbamoyltransferase complex transferase subunit TsaD, with amino-acid sequence MRVLGIETSCDETGIAIYDDVLGLLTNQLYSQVKLHADYGGVVPELASRDHVRKIIPLIQAALKESDLKSNQIDAIAYTAGPGLMGSLLVGATVGSALAFAWNVPVIPVNHMEAHLLAPMMEENPPQVPFLALLVSGGHTQLIKVTGIGNYKLLGESIDDAVGEAFDKTAKLLGFDYPGGPMLSHIAKHGRPGRFTFPYPMTNRPGFDFSFSGLKTCVANIIRKSPADQLTRADIAYAFEDAVINTLMIKCQRALEHIGLNRLVVSGGVSANHTLRKRMSEMMQLRKGEVFYACPTLCTDNGAMIAYTGMVRLKENFPKTNFTVNVYPRWSLTELPSLEYK
- the folB gene encoding dihydroneopterin aldolase, translated to MDILFIKQLTVFTTIGIYDWEKDIQQKLLFDIEIAYNSNSKIHYNVNNYLSYTDISNSIFHYLQDKKFSLIEHIAQEIAQLLMNQFKIDGIRIKVEKPGAIAQAKTVGVYIERGNFN
- the bacA gene encoding undecaprenyl-diphosphate phosphatase, translating into MIHIYHFNIAIILGIIEGFTEFLPISSTGHMIIIGSILGFQDNNANTFEIVIQLGSILAVVVKYRYILLKLININMIRNHNKEFNENSLNLFHILIGILPVTLLGFLLHNQVKTMFKPINVMYAMIFGGLLLITAEYIKNKYLKQIMNINLITYRQAFIVGCFQCLALWPGFSRSGATISGGMFMGISRYAASEFSFILAVPTIIGATCLELYKNISFITLQELPMFIIGFISAFIVALVSIDILLNLIKHVSFVVFAIYRFIIALAVYFICILHVH